The Candidatus Eisenbacteria bacterium genome window below encodes:
- the secD gene encoding protein translocase subunit SecD — MMTRSDQWKLYLTAIFVLASVWTLWPTFQFYSLSPQRRQEVLQARPSAATTEAERSRMEKDAKLRERSIKLGLDLQGGMYLLLEVDRSKLGPVEAKNAVDQAMQIIRNRVDQFGVAEPSIQKQGENRILIQLPGLLDQERAKALIGQTALLEFKLVKTEEEARAFYDRVDPYFARKLRGGVPPDSTAPDSILHPFTSKLLASSHSEAVVLSENVPIVDQMIGRLKVDSTFVTDAVLAWDAHETEVSGRTARGLYVVGKEALMKGSEVASAQMRLDLDPARPGAPGVSFNLTSRGGALFADITGANVGRRLAIVLDGKVQSAPNIQEKIPRGQGSITGSFTEEEAQNLAIVLRSGALPAPVNVVEERTVGPSLGQDSIEKGVRAGAVGALLVVLFMIIYYRISGVVAVVALILNIMGLLACMAGFHATLTLPGIAGVVLTIGMAVDTNVLIFERIREELRNKRTVIAAIETGYARAYRTIIDAHVTTLLSSFALMWFGTGPIRGFAVTLSIGLIINLITAVGISKMIFDAWSVRRKLASISI; from the coding sequence ATGATGACGCGAAGCGACCAGTGGAAGCTTTACCTCACGGCGATCTTCGTGCTGGCGTCGGTCTGGACGCTCTGGCCCACCTTCCAATTCTATTCGCTGAGCCCGCAGCGCCGGCAGGAGGTTCTCCAGGCGCGCCCGTCCGCCGCGACCACGGAAGCGGAACGTTCCCGGATGGAGAAGGACGCCAAGCTGCGGGAGAGGTCCATCAAGCTCGGCCTCGACCTCCAGGGGGGCATGTACCTGCTGCTGGAGGTCGACCGCTCCAAGCTCGGCCCCGTGGAGGCCAAGAACGCGGTGGATCAGGCGATGCAGATCATCCGGAACCGCGTGGATCAATTCGGGGTCGCCGAGCCCTCGATCCAAAAGCAGGGGGAAAACCGGATCTTGATCCAGCTCCCCGGCCTGCTCGACCAAGAGCGGGCCAAGGCCCTGATCGGCCAGACGGCGCTTCTGGAATTCAAGCTGGTCAAGACCGAGGAGGAAGCGAGGGCGTTCTACGACCGCGTGGACCCATATTTCGCGCGGAAGCTGCGCGGAGGCGTTCCTCCCGACAGCACCGCCCCCGATTCGATCCTCCATCCGTTCACCTCGAAGCTCCTCGCCTCGTCCCATTCCGAGGCCGTCGTCCTAAGCGAGAACGTGCCGATCGTGGATCAGATGATCGGCCGGCTCAAAGTCGATTCCACGTTCGTCACCGACGCGGTGCTGGCGTGGGACGCGCACGAAACCGAAGTTTCGGGGCGCACGGCGCGAGGCCTCTACGTGGTCGGGAAGGAAGCGCTGATGAAAGGGTCGGAGGTGGCGAGCGCCCAGATGCGCCTCGACCTGGACCCGGCGCGACCCGGCGCACCGGGCGTCTCGTTCAACCTGACGAGCCGCGGCGGGGCGCTCTTCGCGGACATCACCGGGGCCAATGTGGGTCGCAGGCTCGCGATCGTGCTCGACGGAAAGGTCCAGTCGGCCCCCAACATCCAGGAGAAGATCCCGCGCGGCCAGGGCTCGATCACGGGCAGCTTTACCGAGGAGGAGGCGCAGAATCTCGCGATCGTGCTCCGATCGGGCGCCCTCCCGGCCCCGGTCAACGTCGTCGAGGAACGCACGGTGGGACCCTCGCTGGGGCAAGATTCCATCGAGAAGGGCGTTCGGGCCGGCGCGGTCGGAGCCCTGCTCGTGGTCCTGTTCATGATCATCTATTACCGGATCTCGGGAGTGGTCGCCGTGGTCGCGCTGATCCTCAACATCATGGGACTTCTGGCCTGCATGGCCGGTTTCCACGCGACGCTCACGCTCCCCGGGATCGCGGGGGTCGTGCTCACGATCGGAATGGCGGTGGACACGAACGTCCTGATTTTCGAGCGGATCCGCGAAGAGCTCCGAAACAAGAGAACCGTCATCGCCGCCATCGAAACGGGCTACGCGCGCGCGTACCGCACCATCATCGACGCGCACGTGACCACGCTCTTGAGCTCCTTCGCGCTGATGTGGTTCGGGACGGGTCCCATTCGAGGGTTCGCGGTCACGCTCTCGATCGGGCTCATCATCAACCTCATCACGGCGGTCGGGATTTCCAAGATGATCTTCGATGCCTGGTCGGTTCGCCGGAAGCTGGCTTCCATCAGCATTTAG
- the secF gene encoding protein translocase subunit SecF has product MLQILHGVNVNWMARRHIAFMVSGAFVLVSIISLIVHGGPRYGVDFTGGTLLELQITPPVSVDAVRTSVDHAGFTGSEIQKLDRPGQVLIRVESRAGRGSPSTAVPSALRQAHPGTKVDVIRVESVGPRVGNELRGAAIKAIFVALGLILIYVGIRYDWRYSLGAVVALFHDVFITLGAISITNKEVTLTVVAALLTIAGYSINDTIVVFDRIRERSKTLRREPPEKVMNIAINETLSRTIITSFTVFLTVVSLYTLGGEVIHDFSFAMLVGVVFGTYSSVYVASGLALEVQLSLERAGRGKK; this is encoded by the coding sequence ATGCTTCAAATTCTTCACGGGGTCAACGTCAATTGGATGGCGCGTCGGCACATCGCTTTCATGGTGTCGGGTGCCTTCGTGTTGGTCTCGATCATCTCCCTCATCGTGCACGGAGGTCCGCGCTACGGTGTGGACTTCACCGGCGGGACCCTCCTCGAGCTCCAGATCACGCCCCCGGTTTCCGTGGACGCCGTCCGCACGAGCGTGGACCATGCGGGATTCACGGGGAGCGAGATTCAGAAGCTGGATAGGCCGGGTCAGGTGTTGATCCGCGTCGAGTCGAGGGCCGGGAGGGGAAGCCCGTCGACGGCGGTCCCGTCCGCGCTGCGTCAAGCTCACCCCGGCACGAAGGTGGACGTGATCCGCGTCGAATCGGTCGGGCCGCGGGTCGGAAACGAGCTTCGAGGGGCCGCGATCAAGGCGATTTTCGTGGCCCTGGGGCTCATCCTCATCTACGTCGGAATCCGTTATGATTGGAGATACTCGTTGGGCGCCGTCGTGGCGCTGTTCCACGACGTCTTCATCACCTTGGGGGCGATCTCCATCACGAACAAGGAAGTCACCCTGACGGTGGTCGCGGCGCTTCTGACCATCGCGGGGTACTCCATCAACGATACGATCGTCGTCTTCGATCGAATCCGCGAAAGATCCAAGACGCTCCGCCGGGAACCTCCGGAGAAGGTCATGAACATCGCCATCAACGAGACACTGAGCCGTACGATCATCACGTCCTTCACCGTGTTTCTGACGGTGGTTTCTCTGTACACCTTAGGGGGCGAGGTCATACACGACTTCTCGTTCGCGATGCTTGTCGGAGTCGTTTTCGGCACCTATTCGTCCGTCTACGTCGCAAGCGGTCTGGCGCTTGAGGTCCAGCTCTCCCTCGAGCGCGCGGGTCGCGGGAAGAAGTAG
- a CDS encoding DUF4159 domain-containing protein: MPRSALAALITLGMACALPVHAPSAAPRELELNGGFTIARLKYTGGGDWYSDESSLRNLLRALRARGEVRVSQDQEAVVTPTDPEIWNYPMLFMTGHGNVKMNEEEARSLRSYLDAGGFLWADDNFGMDKSFRELIKRLYPETPLTELPFSHAVFRYPNSFPAGAPKIHEHDGGPARVYAVIKGGRVLVLYTFDCDIGNGIEDAGIHDDPAERRLAAMRFAINLATYAVTH, translated from the coding sequence ATGCCCCGTTCCGCCCTGGCGGCACTCATCACCCTCGGCATGGCATGCGCCTTGCCTGTTCACGCGCCGTCCGCCGCACCCCGCGAGCTGGAGTTGAACGGCGGGTTCACGATCGCGAGGCTCAAGTACACGGGAGGCGGCGATTGGTACTCCGATGAGAGCTCGCTTCGGAACCTTCTCCGCGCGCTCAGGGCACGCGGGGAGGTGCGTGTGAGCCAAGACCAGGAAGCCGTCGTGACCCCGACCGACCCCGAGATTTGGAACTACCCCATGCTCTTTATGACAGGCCACGGCAACGTAAAGATGAACGAGGAGGAAGCCCGCTCGCTCCGAAGCTACCTCGATGCGGGAGGGTTTCTCTGGGCCGACGACAATTTCGGAATGGACAAGTCCTTCCGTGAGCTCATCAAGCGGCTCTATCCCGAGACGCCTCTCACCGAGCTTCCCTTCAGCCACGCGGTCTTCCGTTATCCGAATTCCTTTCCCGCGGGGGCGCCCAAGATCCACGAGCACGACGGGGGCCCGGCTCGCGTGTACGCGGTGATCAAGGGCGGACGCGTCCTGGTCCTCTATACGTTCGACTGCGATATTGGCAACGGAATCGAAGACGCCGGAATTCACGACGATCCCGCCGAAAGGCGGCTGGCCGCGATGCGCTTCGCGATCAACCTCGCGACCTATGCGGTGACGCATTGA
- a CDS encoding tetratricopeptide repeat protein, which yields MRKVLGARALAFVLAILPAAPAWGSAPAPIQPSGPSAPVPRPAPPREAAKGKGLYHTLLGNLSIRAPQDTVGGGEYDEARRLFEAGLFDSAAAEFQQFAARFPRNLFLNDAIEHVLLIRENREPGDEALRLYARTVALRGAGLVDSAASVARAGLSRFPNARVRYHWHYLLAETARERGDHAAAIRYALVIADSTSKSRLAPYALKLAGDESIAMGEDPAKALRLYQALLERYPTSPLAPPVRAQVLEIRKRLQL from the coding sequence TTGAGGAAGGTTCTCGGCGCCCGGGCCCTCGCGTTCGTGCTCGCGATCCTGCCCGCCGCCCCCGCGTGGGGCTCCGCCCCGGCGCCGATCCAGCCGTCGGGGCCCTCGGCGCCCGTCCCCCGCCCGGCGCCCCCGCGCGAAGCGGCGAAGGGGAAGGGCCTCTATCACACGCTTCTCGGGAATCTCTCGATCCGGGCGCCGCAGGACACGGTCGGAGGCGGCGAATACGACGAGGCCCGGCGCCTCTTCGAGGCGGGGCTTTTCGATTCCGCCGCCGCCGAGTTCCAGCAGTTCGCGGCGCGCTTCCCGCGCAATCTCTTCCTGAACGATGCGATCGAGCACGTTCTTCTCATCCGCGAGAACCGGGAGCCCGGGGACGAGGCGCTCCGCCTCTACGCGCGCACGGTGGCGCTCCGGGGCGCCGGCCTCGTTGATTCGGCCGCTTCGGTCGCGCGGGCCGGGCTGTCGCGCTTTCCAAACGCGCGCGTCCGATACCATTGGCACTACCTCTTGGCCGAGACCGCGCGGGAGCGCGGCGATCACGCGGCCGCGATCCGCTACGCGCTCGTGATCGCGGACTCTACGTCGAAGAGCCGGCTCGCGCCCTACGCGCTGAAGCTCGCGGGGGACGAATCGATCGCGATGGGCGAGGATCCGGCGAAGGCGCTCCGGCTCTACCAAGCGCTCCTTGAGCGCTATCCCACGTCGCCGCTCGCGCCCCCCGTGCGCGCGCAGGTGCTCGAGATTCGGAAGCGACTTCAGCTGTGA
- a CDS encoding asparagine synthetase B — MLVPMDPVQTDHLRAYGLTYWALQQGFHGEWLLNYRGGSFLLPDNARVSSEAAVRGVLVEAVSGAQVAQIRAEIADNNMESVKLETAPRIAVYVPPTAPPWDDAVQLALEYAQIPYTKLWDAEVLQGRLSEYDWLHLHHEDFTGQYGKFYAAFAGTDWYRRQVAENVAIARKLGYSKVSELKKAVARAIKSYVAAGGFLFAMCSATDTFDIALAAEGIDIVGSEYDGDPPDPHAQQNLDFGRCLAFQNFELEPSPLVYEYSNIDTSAKDMLRGQQNDYFTLFDFSAKQDPVPSMLVQDHTANVPGFMGQTTAFEKKLLKPGITVLAEIPGAEEAKYIHGHFGKGTFTFYGGHDPEDYQHAVGDPPTDLSLHKSSPGYRLILNNVLFPAAEKKEKKT, encoded by the coding sequence CTGCTTGTTCCGATGGATCCGGTCCAGACCGACCACCTCCGCGCGTACGGCCTCACCTACTGGGCGCTCCAGCAGGGGTTCCACGGCGAGTGGCTTCTCAATTACCGGGGCGGGTCTTTCTTGCTCCCCGACAACGCCCGCGTATCGAGTGAAGCCGCGGTTCGCGGCGTGCTCGTGGAAGCGGTGAGCGGGGCGCAGGTGGCCCAGATCCGCGCCGAGATCGCCGACAACAACATGGAGTCGGTAAAGCTGGAGACCGCTCCGCGCATCGCGGTATACGTTCCGCCGACGGCGCCGCCGTGGGACGACGCGGTCCAGCTCGCGCTCGAGTACGCCCAGATCCCCTACACCAAGCTCTGGGACGCCGAAGTGCTCCAGGGGCGGCTTTCCGAATACGACTGGCTTCACCTGCACCACGAGGATTTCACCGGTCAGTACGGGAAGTTCTACGCGGCCTTCGCGGGGACCGATTGGTACCGGCGTCAAGTCGCGGAGAACGTGGCCATCGCGCGCAAGCTCGGCTACTCCAAAGTCTCGGAGCTCAAGAAGGCCGTGGCGCGCGCGATCAAGTCCTACGTCGCCGCGGGCGGATTCCTCTTCGCGATGTGCTCCGCGACGGACACCTTCGATATTGCTCTGGCGGCGGAAGGGATCGACATCGTGGGCTCCGAATACGACGGCGATCCGCCGGATCCCCACGCGCAACAGAACCTCGATTTTGGGCGGTGCCTCGCCTTTCAAAACTTCGAGCTCGAGCCGAGCCCTCTCGTCTACGAGTACTCGAACATCGACACCAGCGCGAAGGACATGCTGCGCGGCCAGCAAAACGACTATTTCACCCTGTTCGATTTCTCGGCGAAGCAGGATCCGGTCCCGAGCATGCTCGTACAGGACCACACGGCGAACGTTCCCGGGTTCATGGGCCAGACGACCGCCTTCGAGAAAAAGCTCCTGAAGCCGGGGATCACCGTGCTTGCCGAAATTCCCGGCGCGGAGGAGGCGAAATACATCCACGGGCATTTCGGGAAGGGAACCTTCACCTTCTACGGCGGCCACGACCCGGAGGACTACCAGCATGCGGTCGGGGACCCGCCGACCGACCTTTCCCTCCACAAGAGCTCCCCCGGGTACCGGCTCATCCTGAACAACGTCCTCTTTCCGGCCGCCGAGAAAAAAGAGAAGAAAACGTAA
- a CDS encoding biotin transporter BioY → MAEALRPAFARPDAPTKAAPLAYEIFLVLAGSALIAASAWVAVPLPFSPVPVTGQTFGVLLVGSILGSRRGAASALAYLAEGVAGAPVFAGGASGAPVLAGPSGGYLAGFVLGAWICGALAERGWDRRAATTIASMTLGNLAILGAGLLWLARFVGPGPVLTVGLWPFVPGDVVKIGLAAALLPLGWRRLAGLTAR, encoded by the coding sequence ATGGCGGAGGCGCTTCGCCCCGCGTTCGCGCGGCCCGACGCGCCGACGAAGGCCGCTCCCCTCGCGTACGAGATCTTCCTCGTTCTGGCCGGCAGCGCGCTGATCGCCGCGTCCGCGTGGGTCGCCGTTCCGCTCCCGTTCTCACCCGTGCCCGTCACGGGTCAGACGTTTGGGGTTCTGCTCGTGGGCTCCATCCTCGGAAGCAGGCGCGGCGCGGCATCCGCGCTCGCGTACCTTGCGGAGGGGGTTGCCGGCGCGCCGGTGTTCGCGGGGGGCGCATCCGGAGCTCCCGTTCTCGCGGGCCCGTCGGGAGGCTATCTCGCCGGGTTCGTGCTGGGTGCGTGGATCTGCGGGGCCCTCGCCGAGCGAGGCTGGGATCGTCGTGCCGCCACGACCATCGCTTCCATGACCCTCGGGAACTTGGCCATCCTGGGCGCGGGCCTCCTTTGGCTCGCGCGATTCGTCGGGCCGGGCCCCGTCCTCACGGTCGGGCTTTGGCCCTTCGTCCCCGGCGACGTCGTCAAGATCGGCCTGGCGGCGGCGCTCCTTCCTCTCGGGTGGCGGCGCCTCGCGGGACTCACCGCGCGCTGA